The sequence ACATTCCCGGTTTGTCCTTCAGCTGATGTACACACTCATCATAAGTATCGACTACCGCTAATACCTTTGACGCTGAGTGCATCATATCACCACTAAGGCCTGCAGGATAACCGCTACCATCACAACGTTCATGGTGTTCACGAATGATACGAACAACTAAACGCGGTAATGCTGAATGGCTCAGCATTTTCAATCCAATATCAAGATGAGAGTGAACAAGCTTTGTTTCAGTACCTACATAACGAGAACGCTTTCCCATCAAATTGAGGGGTAACTGCAACCAACCGCTATCGTGCAATAAAGCTGCGATAGCGAGCGCCCCACGCTCTTCTTCGCTTAACTTTAATGCAAGCGCCAGATTTAATGTTAAACAGAATACACTAAAGGCATGATCGACTATTTTTTTTGACTTTCGGCTTAAATGCACGAGGTTAAGTAGGGCTTGATTATTACGCTCAAGGCTATCCAATGTTTGATCTATTAACGGGAATAACGTATCGGCAGAGACAACCTTGCCACTTTCCAAATTAGCATTCAATATTTCAACCGTATTTTTAATCTCTGTTCGAATATTGACAGCTAACTTCATCTCTGCGGCTAACGCTAGAGTAGCATCTTGCGATACACCCTCGACTACCGCTGACTTACTCTTTATCACCGACAATTTTTCAGGCGAAATAGAGCCCTCTCCACTACCCCCCCTACCCTTTTCCGATGTTAGCTCTTTGCCCTCGGGCGCGTCAGCAGACAACGAGACACGCCCCTTAGATAGATCAATTACAACTTTTTTTACGCCAGACTCTCGAAGCTTTACGACCTCTGTAACGCTTTTAATAAGACGGGTATGCTTGAGAAACGGGCTATCAATCCAAGGAATATCAAGCTTAACCACGAACATTCCAGGCTGAAGCTGATTAATTGTTATAACTTGAGTACGTCTATTATCGCTCATTAAACTTAATACTTGAATGAAGAGAGTGGGACACTGCTTTGCCCAACAAGTATAGATAGAGAATGGAATACCAACATAAAAAAACCCTGCCATTTGGCGACGCTTTATTCTTAACAATACGCCCGCCACGCCGAAGCCCGTAGCACCTAGCGCAACGGCCTATCACCACTATTTAGCGTACGAGTAATTAGGCAGCAAAATCAACGCATGGAAGGCGAAGCAGTACCTGTTAACACGCAACAGTGCATTACGGAACAAACAAAGGCAAATCTCATGCCTAGTCGATACACTACACGCTACGTTCTACAACGTTCGAAAATCACCAGCGCTATATGGGAGAACATTCTCTAGATGCATCGCCAATAAACCTAAAAAACAAAAGAAATAACGGCGCTAATCACGTATTATTGCGCAGTACGCTAGGCTAAGCGTTCATCGCGCAGGCACAACACCTCGATGCAGCAACGCTAATTCCGTACTCCCCAATCCTACCTTCAATACCATCATAGATATCCCGCATGGACGATAAAATCATCAGACGTTTAGGCCAACGCCTAAATCATATTTTTCAGTGGATAAACTCTGCAAATACTTACAGCACTATTTGGGATATATGCTGTGATCACGGCCGGTTGGGGCTGCACTTACATCAACGCTTTCCTACAACACATATTCATCTCGTTGATAAAGTGGCTTCTATCATAAACACGCTAGAAACAGATTACGCAAGCCTAAACGACGGGCGCCTGCACTTTATAGCCGCAGATGCAACCCGCTTGTCGCTTCCGGCCGAGCAACGCTCATTAGTTATCATTGCTGGTGTTGGAGGACAAAACTTACAGGCCATATTAAAAGGTATTATCGACCGATTGAAAAAAGGCTCAGCCGTTGAATTTATTCTTAGCCCCAATTCACATACCTTTGAATTACGTTCTTTTCTACGCGAACAACATTTCACGTTAATTGAGGAAAGTTTTGTCACAGAGAAAAACTTTAGCCACGAACACCTATGGCTTCGTTACCATTGCGGAAGATCGCCCGCCCAACTAAACACTGAATCGTTTCAACCCGTCACCATAATCGGTGATTCGCTGTGGCGGGACATGTCCAACATCAAACGCACGTATATACACAAACTAATACGGCACTACGAACGCATGCAAGCGAATCGCGACTGTCCCTATGCCGAGGTAGCCCTTAACGCCTATAAAAAAATAATTCAGTAAAAACCAACAATTGGCGAAAGCCCTAGAGTACCAATAAATTCTTATTATTTTAATTCCAGCGTATAGGTTCGCGAGCAAAAATTAAACGCGGGGCCTCCTGCAAACCGATTATCGTCCACGCGTATAACATAAGTACGGCCTAACCTATCGTGAAGAAAATTGCCCGAGAGAAAGCAATTAAAAAACCACGTAACTTTTGTGGACACACATAAAATGGCGAAGCTCACCCCACACCCTGAACATCTCGATTAACAACCCTCAACCCCAATAGTTTTTTCCCGAGACTGGTCTGCCAAACAGAACATTCCATCAACCAATACATCAGTAGCATACATCGGTCTGCTAGAAGCGCGGCGAGGCCAAACAGCGCACTCGACATAAGTATCCCATTAAAAAAAGCCCTTTATTGTAGAAAAATCAGCGCCAACGCTGACAGTTCAAGCGCACTAAATTGCGTTTAGCTAACACGATTTTACCCACCATTACTTTTCCATTATCATCTAAACCAACAACAGAAGGGGTTATCCCTTCGCCCAAGCGGTTAGGGATAAGCCAACGCCCTCCTCCTACAAAATCTATACCGATAATCGCCATTTCGTCCCAAGCGCCAAACTAGCTTTAAAAAAGTGGTGTAGTGTAGCAAAATTAGACAATATTTCAGCCAAGGTGAATATACCTTCACAAGAGAAAGCCGACCATCATAGGGAAAATACGCATGGCGAATATACTGCACACGTTTGGAATTGCTTTAGGGGTAATGTTAGGGGTATTGGGCTCGGTACAAGCCTACGCACAAACAGATCACCTCATTGGCCGCTGGGCTCTCAGCACCCCAACCGACGAGCATAATATTACAGCTCTACAATTTGAGCCCGGCAATCGAATCATTATTGAGCAAATTGATGGAGACGAGCATTACCGAGAAACCTATCGATATTCGGCGGAGAAAGAGCATCTTTTCATAGAAAACGACTATGACAACCCGGCCATTTACTCGATTTCCAAGAACACATTAACATTGCTTTACGACGACGAAACACTCGTACTTGAGCGTAAAAAGCACAGCCGATATTACCAAACCATTGCCATAAATGGTTACAATCAAGGTATTCAAATAGAAAAACTGAACCTTAACGTCACTATTGACGGTTCCCTAGCCTCTACTGTAGCAACCTACACGCTACGCAATCTTTATCGGAGCGACACAGAAGCTTACATTAATCTTCCCATTGCAGACGGCGCAATAGTGACAGGATACGCACTGGATATTGACGGTGAAATGACGAATGCCGTTGCAGTTGAAAAAAATAAAGCCCGAGAGGCATTCGAAGAAATACAGGACCAACAAATTGATCCGGGCATTCTTGAATATACCCGAGGGAATCGCTTTACAACGGAAGTTTATCCCGTGCCCGGAGGCGGTACTCGCACAATCACACTTACGTCAACAGAGATACTAAAACGACAATTAAATGGCTCTCTGCTCTATCAATTTCCTACCGAATTGCTAGACCCCTCAACTGAAATCAATCTTCATATTCGCACAGAGCGTCCAAAAAAATTGCCGCAACTTATTACTCACCCCTTTCCTCGACAAATACTTTCATCAAGGTCTGGGCAACATCACAATATTATTAAGGCAACATTACAGCAAGACAGTGCAAGAGTTTCACAGCTAGAAACAACTAAACTGCGCATCTACCCCCGCAGGAATGCTCGCTGGTCTCATACACTTAAAGACGATGCACTCTATGTAAAGGGTGAAATTAACGTTAACGTAGCTTTACTTGACCGCGTAGAAAAAATAGATTCCCTGTTAATTATTTGGGATAGCTCCCTTTCAATGGAAAACAGCCATAATGAAAAAATAGCAACGTTAAAATCACTTTTAAAAAACATCAAAAAACGAAAACCCAAGCCAACCGAACTTCAATTACATCGGTTTTCGGCCACCAACTCCCCATTAGAAACGTTTCCCTTTAACGAAAAAGGTATTATTGCATTATTCAAGCGATTATCAGAGGTACCCTATGACGGGGCTAGCCACCTTCAGGGCGCACTCACTGCCGCCAATACCTCCAGCGCAGATATTGCATTATTGTTTAGCGATGGCCTATCGACACTCGGTAACGAAGAATTGCCCGCGGTTAAAATGCCAACTTACCCCATTCTTTGTAACACGAAATTACATGAGGCAATTCTTAGGAATATTGCGCACGAATCACGAGGCGTAGTGCTCGACACCAATCGTTACTCTCCCAAAAAACTGGCTCAATCACTCGGCGTTCTTGCCCCCAAACTTCGCCCAGCCTCCACCAATACCGAGTGGCTAACCCATTTTGATTATAACGGCCGTTACACGTTAAAAATTTACGCAAAAGCAACAGGTGATAACGCAATATCCGAACTCACAACGCGAGTAACGTCCGATCACTCTATTAATATTGATCAAACGCCACAGTCCGAGACGGCTCTGCAGAACTTCACGACTGCATGGCTAAACCAACACATGGCTAACCCTAAACGAAACGAGCACCACATTAGAGATTTTGGATTAAAGCACGGGCTAGTGACACCGTATACAAGTTTGATTGTACTAGAGGACATTAATGACTATGTTTTTTATGGCGTTCGGCCACCGCATAACATTTATAATGCGCAGCAATACGAGACTCTACGACAGGAGCTGCTCGACTCGCAGAAAAATGAACCCAGTCAAGATACCGTTATAATGCAGTATCTACTAGACGCTTGGAGCCAGCGTGCAAAATGGTGGCATCAAGCAAAACCAATCTCTATAAAAAAAGCGCTATCACTTTTATCCCAAAAGCCCTGCACCCACAACTGTAACGCTTTGGGTTTTGATCATGAGAATAGTTTAGTCGAAGAGGTTTGGGTTACTGGAATGCGCGCTAGCGATAACCCCAATGATGCCAACAACACCATTAATTTAACACCTTGGGCCCCCAATGCACCTTACTTAACCCCACTGAAGGCAGTAGCCCCACCACTGATTTACGAGCAGTACCTTAAACTAAGAGAAAATTACCGTGAAAGCCCAACATTTTACATGGACGTAAGCCACTACCTATTACAACTGCAACGCCCACAAGAAGCCTTCCTTGTAATATCCAACATTCTGGAGATTCACCCTGAGAATGCAGGAATGGAACGCATGGTCGCATACAATTTAATACAATCTAATGAACTGACTACTGCGCTGGTAGTTCTCGAACATATTGCACAAATTGCCCCACATCAACCTGCTAGCTGGAGAGATCTCGCATTAACCTGGGAAGCCATAGGCCGCCACTCATCTGACATTAGCGCACTAGCAAACGCCGTAGAATATTACCTGCGTGTTATTCTGGGCCCATGGGAGGCCGAAAACTATATGCGCATTACCGCGTTAACTGAGCTCAACCACCTACTCAACCTACACCCCTCTCTTAGAAAAAACGCGCAAAGGTTGGACGACACTCTACTTGAGAATTTTGAACTCGATATACGTATAGTGCTGTCTTGGAACTCGAGAAACGCCGACCTTGATTTATGGATTGAAGAACCCAGCAAAGAAGATGTACATTATGGCAACCCCGTCAGCGTTGCTCACGGTTATCTACCCTTCGATGCCATTGATGGCTTCGGGCCAGAGGAATACCTCACTCGCTTCGCAATGCCAGGACAATACAAAATTGAAACGAGCTTCTACAGTGAAAACCAGATCGAATATTTTGGGCCGGTTACAGCAACCCTCGATGTTTACACTCATTACGGCCGAGCAAACGAAACACACCGCACAATAACACTGCATATTGAAGAACCTGGCGATAACATACCACTGGGGGATATCGAGTTTTTTCACTGACCTTCTATTACAAATAAAAAAAGCCTCGACACCATAGTGCCGAGGCTTTTTAGAAAGAACCGTTCTATTGTATTAAGATATTTTTCGTTTACGTGACACAATCAAACCCGCCAACCCAATTAACATTAAACCGAAAGATCCTGGTTCGGCGACATCTATCGCGCCGGTTGTAACCGTCACATTATCTAAAATGGTATTACCTTCAATTTGAGAGCCGGTTGTATAAAACGTGAAACCAGACACGCCATTGCCCGACACCACGGAAAAGGTATCAAAACTTGAACCACTACCCACCGAAACAATCTCATTTAAAACACTAACACCCGAAATATCGAATACCTCTACCGAAAGACCCGAGATGTAGGTTGACACATCGAAAGATAATGACATGATACTTGCACCAAACACAGCGTCAAACACAAGCTCAACGGTATCGGTACCTCTTACGCCATCACCATCATCCATCCATACGCCGTAATTGTTTCCTCGCAACGTATGCTCATCTCCGTAATAATTGTGTAAATTACTGTTCTGCCCTAACCATTCATTCTCCCAT is a genomic window of Teredinibacter purpureus containing:
- a CDS encoding HD-GYP domain-containing protein, which produces MSDNRRTQVITINQLQPGMFVVKLDIPWIDSPFLKHTRLIKSVTEVVKLRESGVKKVVIDLSKGRVSLSADAPEGKELTSEKGRGGSGEGSISPEKLSVIKSKSAVVEGVSQDATLALAAEMKLAVNIRTEIKNTVEILNANLESGKVVSADTLFPLIDQTLDSLERNNQALLNLVHLSRKSKKIVDHAFSVFCLTLNLALALKLSEEERGALAIAALLHDSGWLQLPLNLMGKRSRYVGTETKLVHSHLDIGLKMLSHSALPRLVVRIIREHHERCDGSGYPAGLSGDMMHSASKVLAVVDTYDECVHQLKDKPGMLPTNALRYLYREADSGKFDATVVAALINILGVYPVSSAVRLTTTEKAVIEQVFIETHLEPIVRIIYDKNEKPLREPYVADLRDPSNQHRKISELLLPGDLKDDPERRLVPVFE
- a CDS encoding tRNA (adenine(22)-N(1))-methyltransferase TrmK, which translates into the protein MDDKIIRRLGQRLNHIFQWINSANTYSTIWDICCDHGRLGLHLHQRFPTTHIHLVDKVASIINTLETDYASLNDGRLHFIAADATRLSLPAEQRSLVIIAGVGGQNLQAILKGIIDRLKKGSAVEFILSPNSHTFELRSFLREQHFTLIEESFVTEKNFSHEHLWLRYHCGRSPAQLNTESFQPVTIIGDSLWRDMSNIKRTYIHKLIRHYERMQANRDCPYAEVALNAYKKIIQ
- a CDS encoding RDD family protein, which produces MSSALFGLAALLADRCMLLMYWLMECSVWQTSLGKKLLGLRVVNRDVQGVG
- a CDS encoding VIT domain-containing protein; amino-acid sequence: MANILHTFGIALGVMLGVLGSVQAYAQTDHLIGRWALSTPTDEHNITALQFEPGNRIIIEQIDGDEHYRETYRYSAEKEHLFIENDYDNPAIYSISKNTLTLLYDDETLVLERKKHSRYYQTIAINGYNQGIQIEKLNLNVTIDGSLASTVATYTLRNLYRSDTEAYINLPIADGAIVTGYALDIDGEMTNAVAVEKNKAREAFEEIQDQQIDPGILEYTRGNRFTTEVYPVPGGGTRTITLTSTEILKRQLNGSLLYQFPTELLDPSTEINLHIRTERPKKLPQLITHPFPRQILSSRSGQHHNIIKATLQQDSARVSQLETTKLRIYPRRNARWSHTLKDDALYVKGEINVNVALLDRVEKIDSLLIIWDSSLSMENSHNEKIATLKSLLKNIKKRKPKPTELQLHRFSATNSPLETFPFNEKGIIALFKRLSEVPYDGASHLQGALTAANTSSADIALLFSDGLSTLGNEELPAVKMPTYPILCNTKLHEAILRNIAHESRGVVLDTNRYSPKKLAQSLGVLAPKLRPASTNTEWLTHFDYNGRYTLKIYAKATGDNAISELTTRVTSDHSINIDQTPQSETALQNFTTAWLNQHMANPKRNEHHIRDFGLKHGLVTPYTSLIVLEDINDYVFYGVRPPHNIYNAQQYETLRQELLDSQKNEPSQDTVIMQYLLDAWSQRAKWWHQAKPISIKKALSLLSQKPCTHNCNALGFDHENSLVEEVWVTGMRASDNPNDANNTINLTPWAPNAPYLTPLKAVAPPLIYEQYLKLRENYRESPTFYMDVSHYLLQLQRPQEAFLVISNILEIHPENAGMERMVAYNLIQSNELTTALVVLEHIAQIAPHQPASWRDLALTWEAIGRHSSDISALANAVEYYLRVILGPWEAENYMRITALTELNHLLNLHPSLRKNAQRLDDTLLENFELDIRIVLSWNSRNADLDLWIEEPSKEDVHYGNPVSVAHGYLPFDAIDGFGPEEYLTRFAMPGQYKIETSFYSENQIEYFGPVTATLDVYTHYGRANETHRTITLHIEEPGDNIPLGDIEFFH
- a CDS encoding PEP-CTERM sorting domain-containing protein (PEP-CTERM proteins occur, often in large numbers, in the proteomes of bacteria that also encode an exosortase, a predicted intramembrane cysteine proteinase. The presence of a PEP-CTERM domain at a protein's C-terminus predicts cleavage within the sorting domain, followed by covalent anchoring to some some component of the (usually Gram-negative) cell surface. Many PEP-CTERM proteins exhibit an unusual sequence composition that includes large numbers of potential glycosylation sites. Expression of one such protein has been shown restore the ability of a bacterium to form floc, a type of biofilm.), translating into MKKITAIGALFVLFLVAVQAQAAVLTEGFEDAFPAWENEWLGQNSNLHNYYGDEHTLRGNNYGVWMDDGDGVRGTDTVELVFDAVFGASIMSLSFDVSTYISGLSVEVFDISGVSVLNEIVSVGSGSSFDTFSVVSGNGVSGFTFYTTGSQIEGNTILDNVTVTTGAIDVAEPGSFGLMLIGLAGLIVSRKRKIS